AGTCACTTGCCAGTGAGTGGCGTAATTTGAATGATCCCCAACAAAGAAACGGGATATAATTATGATGACTACAATGTTTAACCGTATACCATGGGTGTCGAGCTTTCTAACCCAAATTGTTATGCATCTTGTAGTTGGGTCTATTACAACCAAATAATATTTAAAGTGGCGGCAACAAAGAAGGTCCATGTACTCACACGCACAAAAAAAAAGGTCAACAACCTGAGAGGGGCATAATTTCATGAAAACTTGTCATTTTTTCTAGCCATTTCGTGGGATATGGTCCAAAAAAAAATTTGCGTTCTGAAACGATATCTACGTCTAGGGAGCATGGAAATGGTTACTCTAATGTCATGAAAACTTGCCATGCACTAATATTTTTGGTCATTTTCGTATGCCATAGCACACTATTTTTCTATGTCAAGGCGATCTCTAGTTCCTAGTGAATCACAACAAAGAGTTAGTGCCAGGTTGCTAAAACTCTTCATTTTTTTAGTTTTCTGTCAGCTTTTGTTGGCCACAACACAATTATTTTGGGACCTGGGGCGAATTCTAGGTGAGAAGAATCACGGTATTCACATTTTCTAGCTGTTTCTTGCTATAGCACATAAGTTTTGGATTGAGGGGGTGATTTTTGGCTCCATTGATCACAGTACTATACTGTTATAGGCACGAAGACGGGTTGATCCCACTTTTGTGGTTATCTTCATGATATTTATCACGCCATTTGGGGTCTTGGTACATTTTATAGGTCGAGGAGATGCCGATAGACAATTACTAAGTGTTGGGGGAAATTATTTGCTTCTGAGTCCTGCGATGGTTTCACCATTATTGGGACGTCCTAAAGCtcattgttctcttgttttcttgtTGTTTTCGTAGGCTATATTTAACTTGGGGGGTCCAAGGAAGATTTCTATGTTCAAGGGATCTTGGCAAACATTGATTGGAACATTAAGGAAAGTCAAAATTTTCACTTTTTCCGGCCACTTTCATGGTCTATAGCACACCATTTTGACTTTTGGATTGGTCTAGCTATAATTTCAAGGTCAAAGGGATCCTAGTCCTAGTAAAAGCTTACTAGGTTGTTAGAAAAACTGGTTGATTTCAAGTTTTCCATCCAATTTCATGGTCACAATATTTTGTATTCCAcaaaaaattctattctttgatgATCATGTTCAACAGTTATTGAGTGTTCATGAATATTTGTTGTTATAGTTGACCATTTCCATGGCATGCATCACACAATTTTGGTACACACCGACGAGTACTGGGCCTACGAGATCATGGCACACAATTATCGTGATTTTTGTTTATGATTTTCTTGCCATTTTGTGAGTTATATAGCACACTTTTCGGGTTCCTAGAACAATTGTCATGCCTGATGGATACTGGGACATTGCAAAAATATCATCGTTATCACATTTTAAACTAGTAGGAAAAATGCTATAAGATCACGCTCAGTGAAAGCGCACCCATCTGAATGCACATGAGTACTTTTATTTATCGTGCGCCAAAAATACGCACGCGACTGGTGTAATTTTTTTTGGACTTTAGGACACCATTTTTAAGTTCCCATGCTGAGTTCCATGTCTAGGGGGTCATAATAAAAAATTACAGTGACGTTGAGAGAACTATAACTTCATTTTCGTATTTCCGGTCATTTTTGGGGCTATCATACCATTTAGGGTCCCCTTATGATTATCAGGGGGTGGAGCCAAAAAACCCAGAaagtccccaaccgggactaacgaTAGACCTCGTAAATAAGTGCCAGCAATTTGGCTATTAATTGTTCGGTACTGAAACATGTGGTTGTCAGATATTTGGGATGCTGGTTGATGCACCAAATAGACACACAACTTCTAGGTTATGTTGTTTACCATATTTGTGGAGACACATAATTTTCTTCTTTAATATCCTCAATGTGTCGTTCCCTTCTCAGGCTTCAAGAGCAACTTTTCTGTGTTTAGTTGGAAATAATCTGCAGAAGCATTTCGTGGATCTTCTTAGTAAGTGGATGTTATGTCTGAAGAAGTATTTTGTTCTAGATGAAGCATGTAGAGTGAACTATACATTTTGTGAAATCTTTGAAAAACTGGAATGTTTAAAATGATTGTTGGTTCTATGCATGTGCAGAAGCAGCCAGCAAGCAAATCAAGTGTGTACTTAAGCTAGTTGTAAGCAGCACGCAGTAAGCAAAGCCACTTTGCATCCAACCGCCGGCCGAGGGCAGCGCGCACCCAAATCCCATGCGCCGATGTCCCATTTGCCTTGCGTATATACATCTAGCCAGCCATGCATGAACCCACAATCATTCAGCTTTTGACCAGTATATGTGTGTGTGCCCAAACAAGCATGTGCGCGCCTAACAAATCTTGTAGAGACAAGGCAATTAAGTTGAACGCCGAGCAGTGTCGTCTAGCTTGAGCAACCAGCCGCCAGGTCCACTCCGGAATGGACATGGCAACCACCACCATCACCTCCATGCATCCATGCAAACCACCCTCTCTTTTCCAAAAGCCTTTACCCCATCCGATCTTGCCCCCAAATGTGCTAGAGGACGGCATGTGCTGACGAGGACAAGTCACACGCGTGTGGAAAGTTACCTTTGGGGTGTGTGGGTGCTGACCGTGTCCGTgtgcttcggtttgggttcatgcCTTCTCTCAACTACCATTGATTCCATCTGCCACTGAAACTCATCCTCCATGGCTCCACCTCACCAGACTACGATCTTTTATATATGGACAACTTCAATGACTTTTTTTCGGATAACAGTATTGTGTAGAGGGTGGTGCTAAATTCCCTTTTGATGAATCACCTTGATGTGACCGTTCGGAATCTACGCTATCTTTGTGACAAACAACACTATTATGTTCTTATCATTGATTATTTGACAAGAAGTTGTTACATCAATTGTGATTTTCATGCATGAAAAAGTATGTATCTTGTAACGACGACGGTCATCGGTTCCTTTATATAACAAAAGTCAGATAGCCGAATTATATCTCAAATATTCTTTCAATTTCATTATCTCGGTTAGGAACTGAAATGAAATACTAGCACAAGCCTAGCTCACATAGATGTGTGGTTGTGGCCACCGGCCATGCCTTTGTAAGCCTAGCTCACGTAGATGAGGTCAACCTCCCATTTGAGCTGAAAAAAAAAAGACTTCAGCCGAATGAATTGTCCATTACTACTCAAAGCCTAAATTAGGTAAAGGAATTTTCCGTACTGAAGAAAATTGAAAGCTAAAGATGATGGGTTGTTGCATCCGATGCAAGACGACAGTGACAGACAAACAAACATGCATGCGATGGCAACAGATACAGTAAATGTAGTACCTCAGTCACATTCACATGTACCAAGGTAATACCCACACCATGATCAAGCATGACAAGAGATAAACTAGCATGTGCACCTCACACACCCACCACCCTAATTGCCTCCTGTCACTGGCCTGAAGGCCATATAAACATACTCTCACCCCTCGTGGCCTCACACTCCTGCCACTCTCGAGTGTCCACAGCTGGTCCTACAACAATCATAGAGCAAGTGAGGTGCTGCAGGAACCAGAGGGTGAGCCCAGCTGCATCAGAGTTCAAAGAGGAGCTCGCTAGCCAAGACTAAAAGGGAGATGTCGGACTGGGCTCCGGTGTTCATCGGGCTGGTGCTCTTCATCCTCCTCTCGCCGGGGCTGCTTTTCCAGATCCCCGGCAAGGGAAGGATTGTGGAGTTCGGCAACTTCCAGACCAGCGGCCTCTCCATACTCGTCCACGCCGTCATCTACTTCGCCCTCATCGCCATCCTCATCCTCGCCGTCGGCGTCCACGTCTACCTCGGTTAAGCTGCTCCTGCTGTGGAGTGCCGCTTGCTGATCTGGCAACAGTTAGGTACCTACCACACGGAGGACATACATATATACTACTGTCGCTTCGAAGTTCAGACATGTTCAGCTTTCGTAATTTCTTTAGACTGTAGGGGCACAGACCCACAGTAATATGATGTTCACTGGACAATTTAGTTGACGATTTCCTATTACTATTGTATAGTACTATGAATTTCACGTATAATCTTCTGATGGTCGTCCAGGATGCATATCCTAAATTATAGCATGATGTTTACTAACAGTTGAGCATTGATTAGCTTGCATGCATGCGTCAGTCGTGCATTTCATTACTAACTAATAGAATGAGTGCTTAGTGCTAGTGACATCTACAACGTCGCTAACATGTGTTGACACATGTGTGCAAATATGTTACGGCAAAGAAAAAATTCAGTGTGCGTCGAGTAAGTTGACACTCCGGTTCTTAATGAACTAGTACTATCTCACTATCTATGTGTTGCCATGGAAGATCATCAATATATTTAATCTGCCAATAATCGACCCTTTTTTTCAAAATGTATCAGCACTTGATAAAATGGTTTTTCGAAATATGGGTTGCCTTCCTCTACATTTTCTTCCAACCATATGACTTTCTTCCTATTCTCAATGTCAAAAGGGAAAATGTTCGTGAGCTAGCTTCAAATTCGGTGATCGTTTGCTGTCTTCTTCTGCAAACTACGAGGCAGCAACCTTGTGTTGTCTTGTCGTAAAGTAAGTGCTTGTTTGATTTAAAGGAATCTTATAGAAATTTTGTAGGATTTTGGTCCTTAGGAATTTTTTCTATATGCACCTTTTGATTCGTAGGATTGAATCCTTAGGAACAGGGGCGGACCTACCCTCCCTGTTGGCCGGGCGGCTGCCCGGGCTTCCAGCCGGCCGGCAAGTTGTATTTTAAacgtatttgacactatttgacacTGTTTTACATGCTTAGGAATGCATAggatttttttcctataggattgtATTGCACTATGTTTCATAGCAAAATTTCCATCCGCTCAAACCTCATGTTACAATTCCTTTGGTTTTTTCTGTGAATCAAACGCTgcatgaaacaaattcatgtaggTTTCAAATCCTGGAGATGACATTCCAATGATGCGGTTTTCCTATTCCTGTGTTTTATGAAtggaaactgctgggcgtcccccgggggatctgattccccagcccccgggtcagccgtcggatcaaccattttgacggttagatttgcatgtagcaaaaaaaaaCACCTTCGGCAGCAAAAAAATCACCCCCGAcagcaaatgactgaagcaaaaaacggttcattcagaaaagaaaagaaaaaaggctgggctcgccggagacctcgccggagaccacgtagcaaaAAAAATGTGCTAATGTAGCAAAAATGAAAATCGTCGGAGACATCGCCGGAGAACTCGCTGTGGAACACACCGAAGACTTCACCAGAGACCTCGCCGAAAACCCCTTAGCAAAAATATTTTGCAATTGTAGCAAAACAGCAGAAAAGTTGTAGCAAAAATATATATTGTTGTAGCAACCCGGCCTTATCGAAGATATCGACAAAAACTCACCGAAGACATTGTAGCACAATTTCTATACTAAAAAAGCAGAACAACAAAACAATTGTAGCAAAAAAAAATTGTAGTGGCAGATGTTGTTGTTGGTCGCAGCGTGCGGCCATGGTCGGGAAGCCGTAGTGGCAGATGTTGTCGTCCGCAGTTCCCGCCACTCTGCGATCGATCTCGTTGACGCATCAGCCGACACTGCGGTACACAGTATCCACGCGGCCAATGAGGAGGCGGGGTCGGAGTCGAGGAAGCCAACACTGCGCCCGTTTTTGCTTTCCCCCGCGCTCATGTCGATGTGGCACCAGCCGGTGCCGGTACACAGGATCCGCTCCGGTCGATGGAGAGGTGAGGTCGCTGTAGATGAAGCCCTACTAACTGGGATCTATGGCAGTGGGTCTCGCTGCGGGGCTTCTCCGACGGCTCCTGGCGGCGGGGCTGCACGAGGGAGGCGCGTGAGGCTGGGGCAGCACCATACATGGCCGGAGCTGCGGCGGCGTGTGGTGGTCGGGCTGCAGCGGTGCGTGGCTGGAAGAAGAGGAGAGGTGAGAGCGCTTGGTGGAGAAGACAGCAAGAAGAAGATAAGGTTGACTCGTTTTTTTTTCGTGGGACGGTGCCGCGCTGGAGCGTGGGGGAAGGCCGCCCGTACGATGGGGTCGATCGGACGGAGGCGCACCCGGAGGTTGCCAGCGCCGGATCCCCCGGGGCATTAGATCATTTTCCTTTATGAATCCTACGAATCAAAAAGGCTCTAAGATATGTCACCTTCATTCCctcaaaaagaaaaaagatgccACCTTCATACTAAGTCACTTAGTATATCCGTATATGTCGATGTTATCATTATTAGAAATAATACTTGCTTAGTGTCGAATCATTGTGTGTGGCTACTGTACACACCAAGTTTGGGTCTGATTAGGACTTGGAGCTGTCATGTACGAGTTAGTCTAGAAGCTTTAGTCCAGCATGTTAGTCTAAAGAAGGAAGGTTCAGTGTAGTACCAGTCCGGCTAGGATTAGTACAAGGTCTCGTGTGTGTTCTTGAGTTGGAGTATGATTAGGACGATCGGCCAGCTGCACGTGCATATATACACGGCAGCGTCGTGAGTCTTGTACCAGATTGcgagaaaacagaaaataaagagaGAAAAAACATAAGGCGCGACACGTGCCTTTGGCAATAATTTTATGTTTGTGTGTCCGTTTGATCTCTTGATGTGATTGATCCATAGACGAATTTTAACAACCGTTTCCACTCATCATGCATGGCGGCGGCCTGGATCAAGTCATTTCTATTTTGATTAGcgatttttttttgagaactatTTTGATTAGCGATTGGGGTTGCACTTGCACAGGTAACTTtaggttgctattttctactttttAAATCCGGGTAGCGGCTGAATAAGAGCCATGAGATGCAACGTAGTAGGACGTAATTATATGATATTTACATTTTTCACGTAAGAGCCCAAATTAGCGTCCAGCGTTGTAGCGCTGCTCTAACGTTTGATCTAAACTCTTAAAATAATCCGAAGTTGTTTCATATATGGCTCCCTTCGACGGTTCACTCTCGCAAGTCCTCACGGACGGTGAAAAAGAAAATCCTAATTAACTATACCTTCCAACATCCCTTTGTATCTCTTCTCCTCGATCGGTAGTTAATTACTATCTCCATTCTGGAATAAGTGTCTAATTCTTGTTGAAGTACAATGTATCTAAAAGTATTTTATTTGTGGATACATCTTTATCTACAAATACAAAAATATGGGACACTTATTTTTAAGATGGAAGGAGTACAGGAATTCACAACCTTACTCTCTCCCCCAGTCTCAGACGCTGATCGGTAGAAAAGATGTAGGTTGTGTGTGCGAAAGAGCTGGCATACCAAAGAAATGcgggtaagagcatctccactcccccccccccccccgataggCCCAAAAACGTAAAAATGGGGGGAGCCGGCGCAAAATAACGCCCCCAGCCCCCAATTTTGTTTTGGGGTCAGCACGTCCCAGCAACTTATCCGGTGCCCCTAGGCCGAACCCATTCCagtggtgtgtgtgtgtggggggggggggggggggggggcaaaataACACCGTGGCCCAACCCTATCGGCGAGACTCCCGCAAACCCTTCCAATCTCGCCCTCCCAGCCTCGGGACAACCTCCCTAGAGCCAGATCGGCGCTGTAACCACCCATTGTCACCATTGGCTTGTAGTCTCCGATAGACAGCCCTTCGCCGCTGAATATACTTTTCCACTTCCCCGCTCTACCGCGTCGCCCATCACACCACCGTCCCTCCGCCAGCTGCCTCCCGTTCTCCGCCCCCACCCCGCGTCTACCTTGCACGTGAGGTGTTCGACGGTTTGGCAAGGCGATGGactctgacgacgaggaggtaaTCACTGCTCTGATGGATGAGAAAGTCTTGTCACCTCTGTGGCGAGGGAACCCGTGGGCGATGAGGAGCATATGTTGATCCTCGTTGCCCTCCTAGCCATGATCGTTGATGAGGGTTGACCTCGGCAATGCCCGTGGATCATGGAATTGGGTTTTAGGGAGAAGGCAACGATGGATATTCTGGGAGCGAGAGTAGGCACACGATATACCTAGGTtcacgtcccctcggtggagcTCGCTACATCCTTgtggcaatccagtatatgagcatGCTTGTGTTACAGGATGACGCCGGAGGCGGAGAGAGTTTTCTATGTCTAATATCGCGTGTGATTAATATGTTCAAGGGGTAccatgcctggctttatatatgcaaccaggctagggtttacaagagtccaagTCGACTATGTATTGGAGTTGCCTTCTTGGACCTTCTAGGAGTCCTCTTTCTTGTAGTCCAAGTCGATATTACATGCGGGTCTaacttgtcgagtccttgtgttAGTCCACCTCCATGTGAGCCGAGCCAGGTAtagtaataatgggtacccgaaaggGCATACCCATGACATTAGCCCCCGAGACTCTACTCGAGTCACATACTCGGGTTGCGTCTCTAAACCTTGACTTCTTAATTTTTATAACATGAACTCGAATTTGTATTCGAGTAAGCATTTTACTATCTTCAATCACTATTTTTATCATGGGGATATTGGTATAATGAGTCTGGTGCATTCGATGGATCAGGAACCAGTTAATTGCTCCTAGGAAAAACATCGTGAACCTACTTCAAACCCGAGTCCCCAGACTCGAATTCGGATTACTAGCATAATTCAACTCGGGCCGCGGAGTTCTTATCGAGTTTTGAATTCCAGCTGAATGTTAAGGGTACCCAACGCGTCCGTCTCATCATATCGTCGAAATGGATAATATACTAGCAGAGCGCAGCTTGTGCGATACTAGGCCGCACATGACGGATCCCTGGGTTTTACTTTCATGCCGAAAAGCATAGTATCCAGATATGTTATCGCGGCGAACGTGGTCCGAAAATTTGTATCGGATGCCTTGTTTGGCTCATGTAGTAGCCTAAGTGGTGGGATTCTTTGATCTTCTGATGTCGATATTTTTGTCAGGTGCACGACCCACCCTCTTGATGGGAGTAAATGATGAGGCTATGTTTGCGTGTTTACCACCGATCATAGgctcgaagtttcttcttcttcatATCTTTTTTTCAAATTATTTCTAAAAATTGTCTTTCTATCTGGTGCACGGACAgttctcctgatgggagtagcctccGAGTCTATGTTCAGGTTCCTGCAACCGGGTATAGACTCAAGTTGTTGTACTACTTGAGGAAGTATTCAACTCAAGTTTTGCGCCTGTGGGCGATAGAAACTGTCAACTCGTGTTGGAGGAATTGATAAGGAATCTTGATGTAATGAGGGGAGGTTGCAAATAGCTAGGAGTCAACATTGTGGATGAAATCATCACACCGGACAAGATGGGATGTTTGGGTGCGCGAAAAAcgttcctgatgggagtagctccCAAGTCTATGTTCGGGTGTTTGCAACCATGCATATAATCAAGTTACCATGGCGCCCGAAGACATACTCGAAGGAGTTGTTGACTCTTGTTGGACGACTTGATGAAGTCGTCGACTCCTAGTAATCGTCAATCTTATCAACTTTATCAGGTGCGGCATTTAACTGGGAGTATTCAACGTGCATGACGTAATCAATGCAGTGGAGCGGATCAGCACGGCGAGTTTGTGACAGGAGAGCCCCCGAGCGATGTGAGTGCGCGATGTTGAGTTCGCGATGGGTGAGCCCCCAAGTGTGGCAGTTCCGCAATGACGAGTGCGCGCTGGCGGGTCCACGCTGGCGAGTGCGCACGATGTCGAGATAGCGATGACAAGCCCCCAAACGTGGGGGTCAACGATGGCAGGTCCGCGCTGCCGAATGGAGCGATGTCGAGTTCGTGATGACGAGCCCCTGAGCGTGACGGGTCCGCGATAGCGAGCTCCCGAACGAGGCGAGTCCGCGATGGTGAGTGCACGATTAATAGGCGCGTAAACCAAATCGGCATGTACCAAAGTAGTGCACAAGCCAGACAAAATATATCATTGTAAAATTATGAGACCTAGTAGTAAAAAAAAAACCGTTTTGTTATGTCTCAGttaagtcacttacaaaaaagtGCTTGAGTTGTATTTTTCTATTGCAATTTTTTGCGAGAAATGGGCAACTAgactgagttgcacttttctttaaactgcagttgcacttttctgagatgactgagacttaagaaaatctcagtcaactgataCATAGACACACCCAAAGAAAAATAGCACCCGATAATTCAGCGGTTCGTAATAATCTGGCGTCGGAGCTGTCCATCATCATGGACAAAGACAATGttgcatgctactcatattaacgaGCCGAGATTGGCATGTTGCTTGTCGATTTTCGCCGCGTAGTTGCCTATGTCTAACATGGCATGGTTGTAGTTGCCTATGTCTAGCATGGCATGGTTCTGGTTGGTTGTCGAGTAGCCCTACGACTTTTTGTGATTTTTTTCCTTTCGCGTGTCTTCTTTTTCCGCTGCTCCCGACAGTGTTGATGTCGTGTTTTTGCTGATTCCTTCCACCGAAGTGTGCGCTCATAAAACAGAGCTAGATGTCAGTGACTAATTTACTATGTACTTTGTCTATGCTCTCGACGGTTTAGCCTCAGTCATGCCAAATCCTGGATCATGTATCTCTTATGGGCGAAGCCATTATTTGACCATAGAAGGGGCGAAGGAATAGTTCAAGTCATAGGAGCTCATATCTCTTCTCGTTGAATCAAGAATTAATTTGGCCATAGCAGTGGCGAAGAAAAAATGAAACCTTAGGTATCCTCATGAAACATGATGAGGTGCGCTACAACACAAATAATCGCATGCGTGTAAAGTCGTTGAGATGGAACCAACGAAAATGATGAAAGGGAGTATTATCGGAGGAGGATGTCACTCATAAATGACGATATCAAGAAACTTAATGCGCAATAATATAGTCGAAGATACAGAATGATACATACACCTCCTATCTGAGCATGGATCAAACTAATTCCATCAAATATCAACCACACATACACAAACAATAAATTATGTAGGTAGTAAATTTACAGATCTTGATTATTATTCTTAGGGTTCTCACCAAGGTGGCATATTTAGTATGGTGTTTAATTAAGGATACACCTCAATGATAGACCTAATGCCGAGCACTGGTATGATCTTGTAGCCACTGAATCCAGCCTCCAGGAAGATCTTCTCCCACTCGTCCTCCTCTCGCTCGCCTCCTTCAATAACCATGAGGAAGAGATCGTACAACGCTTGTGCCTCCTTTCGATTGTTATCCTGCGATGTTCCTAACCCAACCACCATATTTATAATTATCACCTTTCCTCCAGCATCTTTAGAAGGGATGGCCTCCTTGCACTTTTGCAGTATCTTGACGCACTCGTCGTCCCGCCAATCGTGCATCACGGACTGAGATATGAAATAATGGACACGGTATGACATACTTAATAAAAGTGCACACATATATAATTGTGTGATCATTTAGTCAGAGTGCACGTAAGTGTGTGCTTTCAGCAAAGAAGGGTTGTTTTCTTTCGATAATAGGCGTTTCATAATGCTTAAGAAGTTTTACTTcgtatccagcctctgcataactaagatgcacatgacaacaacaacaactttaacaaaaataaaaagacaaaatacaagtaatatcatctaataaataaataaaaggcAAGAAAGAGCGAGTGTTATTTGGATCCATTTTTTTGTCTTTTGTGTGTTTGCACTCGGATGATCCGAGCGGTCAAAAGTGTGTGTCCACAGTGTAGTTGTGCAAAATGCTAGTCACGAATATCTCCTTCTTCCCTAATTCAAGATTGGAGAAAGAAGATCTAAGAgggacctatggagaatgtggtcatAAATCTATAATAGAGTCCGACCACAACGACCGAATTAATTGTCAAAACTTAGACTACTAAATAGAAAATATTTTTAAATTATGGCATGGGtcttttttctttatttctttagaGTTTTCTATATGCACAATTTCTCATAGAGTTGCAAAACTTTGCGACTAGGACTACATCATGCATCGAAGTATGGAGCAGGTACCTTGAGGAGAACAGCGTCCGCCGGGGGAATGTACTCGAACATATCCCCGGCGACGAAGCGCACGTCGCCATCGGCTGGTGCCTCCGCGATGACGTGAGGGAGATCTAGGACGCTGCACTCTACGTTCGGGAACGCCGCCGCGATGCCCCTCGCGACCGCGCCGGTGCCGCCGCCGACGTCGACCAGCGAGCCCACACCACTGAACACCTCCCGCCCGAGACCCTTCCTCAGGAGAACCTCCATAACGAAGCGGCTGTCGCAGTCCATTCCGTCACCTACCGACCTGCTCAGCGCCACGTCCCGCGCGGCCACGCCCCAGATGTCCTcgccgtggtgcatctcgaagatTGAGCGTGGCCGCTCGTCCATGAACCACGAGCTCATGCCGGAGAAGGGCGCCGCGAGGTTCGGGTCGAGCATGAGCGACACGAGGTGGGACAGCCCCGGGAATGTCTCGTCTCCGACGAGTAGGCGGGAAGCCCGGGTGAGCCCGTAGACGGCGGCACCTCCGTCCGCGGAGTCAGGCTGCTGGTAGTGGATGGAGAAGACGCTCGAGACGG
This Lolium perenne isolate Kyuss_39 chromosome 1, Kyuss_2.0, whole genome shotgun sequence DNA region includes the following protein-coding sequences:
- the LOC127327158 gene encoding uncharacterized protein, translated to MSDWAPVFIGLVLFILLSPGLLFQIPGKGRIVEFGNFQTSGLSILVHAVIYFALIAILILAVGVHVYLG
- the LOC127327147 gene encoding acetylserotonin O-methyltransferase 1; this encodes MALTGDIYKLMSTEDMLQGHAELCIHAYGFVKSMALKCAMELGIPGAIHSNGGGATLGELATRIALPPFRLPRLRRLMRVLTVSSVFSIHYQQPDSADGGAAVYGLTRASRLLVGDETFPGLSHLVSLMLDPNLAAPFSGMSSWFMDERPRSIFEMHHGEDIWGVAARDVALSRSVGDGMDCDSRFVMEVLLRKGLGREVFSGVGSLVDVGGGTGAVARGIAAAFPNVECSVLDLPHVIAEAPADGDVRFVAGDMFEYIPPADAVLLKSVMHDWRDDECVKILQKCKEAIPSKDAGGKVIIINMVVGLGTSQDNNRKEAQALYDLFLMVIEGGEREEDEWEKIFLEAGFSGYKIIPVLGIRSIIEVYP